The nucleotide window ACTCAGGACAAACTTACAAGTGCAGGAATTCCTGTTGTCATAATGATGTTCAATAACTTTGACGACCTGAAAAAGGCATTCCTCCTCTCTGGATCGATACTCGGCGATTCAGAAAAGAAGAAAGCAGATGAGTATATCACATACCTTGACTCTAAACTATCCGAAATAAAGGATATCAGCTCAAAAATCCCGGCAGACAAAAAACTGAGTGTTGTTCACATCCAGAGTCTGGAGCCACTCAAGATTGACGGTAGCAACACCATCATTGATTCATGGATCAACGTAGCCGGTGGAGTGAATGCTGCTGCAAAAGATGTAAAAGGAAACATGCAGGCTGTAACCTTTGAACAACTCCAGGCCATGAATCCGGATGTCATCATCATCGGTGGCACTGTAAAAGACAAGGATACCGTAATGAAGGATCCAAAATGGCAGGCACTCAAAGCTGTTCAGAACGATAAGGTCTATGTGAATCCAAAAGGTGTGTTCCCCTGGGACAGATACGGAGCAGAAGAGGCTCTTCAGATCCAGTGGGCAGCAAAGACCCTGTATCCGGATCAATTTAAAAATATCGACATAAAAGATGAATTCAAGAAATTCTACACTGAATACTTTAATTATTCATTGACAGATGACGATATTGACGGGATATTAAATCCCACAGCATAAACACCCCTTTTTTCCTGATCCCGGGTACCAATGGGACGATGTAACATGGATACATACCGATTACGAAACTAGTCACTGAGATACACATCAGACAACGACAGCAATACTGTTCGAAATTGCATACCGTTTTTTAATTATTTACCAAAATGTGTAGATATTTTTAGACATTTGCTCAATCATTGAAAGTCTGGAGAAAAAGTCCCGGAACGTATCAAAATCTATGAGTTCTTCAGCATCTATTGATCAGATAACACGGGTAATTTCTGACGCAGCAGCAGTGGTTCAAAGAATTTCTGATGAAATGAGCAGATTTGTTACGTCATGAGGGAAAGCATGGATAAATAGATTATTATTTTCTTATGTGGATGATACTCTGTCTAAATAACTTTTACAGATTCTCTGTCTGGAAAGCGTTATCTGGATGGGCAGAAGGATAATTTCAACGTACCATTGTGGTAAAATATGCCCTTTCCCTCTTTTTCATCATCATAGAGCTTAAAGTACAGTACCGGTATATCTTCAGAATTGCTCCAGTTGCTCACTTCTCTGAAGTATCTGTCGGCATTTTCCTTCGAAGGTACAGCTGAACCTATAGTCTCCCCAGCTGATGGAAACCCGGTCTCTGATATGACCACGGGTTTACCTTTGCTGACTTTCTGTATTACCCGGTATCTCTGTTTAAGATCTTTCATTTCCTTATCAATTCTTACTCCTGCATAGAGAGGGTAAATATTGGCATACACTGCATCAATCTCATCAACAAGTTCCGGGTTATCACGCCAGTTTTTAAGAGTTTCAACAGTGGTAACAGTCATATTTGGTACAGCTGTTTTTACTTGTCTGATGTAATGTTTGAGTTGATCTGCTGTAACATCACCACGGAGAAGTGCTTCATTTCCAACAGCAAGTACATCAGCATCTCCCAAGCGACCCAGGTTAATCAGTTGCTGAATCTGGTCCTCATTTTTCGTAAGGTTTTTCCCAATCCATGCTCCAGCTACAACCTTAATGCCCATCTGATGTGAGATCTCACCAATTTTTTCGCTGTAATCACCACAACTGTATGTCCGTATCCATCTGACACCAGACCCCAGAACAGAGAGCCGATCCCGTACATGTGTCTCATTTATTGTTCCATTGACAATCGGATCTAAACCCTGGTTTATTGAGCTATAACATACCCCATACAGGGACTGGACACACGGGGGAGAGAGTGATTCTCCTTGGAATTGAATTGCAGGTTCCTGATTACTCACCGATACGGTGTCTGCTGATCCATGCATGGCAATAATAAAAGAACAGACAACCAGTCCAACGAGTGCAGGCCACTGATATGTGGTGATCCTTTTATTCATAGGTTTTATCGTCCCTTCTCTTGACGGACTAATATCATCTAATCCAGTATATCTGCCACCAGTGATGATATGTGTCTCATTCATTTAGCAGGTATCACAGAGGTCAGAATTTGGATTGTATAGTATTCTGGATATTATATACAAGAATGACTTTTACTGGATTAAATTCGGCGGATGAGATGATAAAAATCATTTAAAATGACGAGTCAGTTCTGATTCCATGCAATTGAATCTCTTGTTCACCTAAAATAGGCTATAGTTAAGTGATTCAATGTTTTTCATGAAGAGGTTTCTGGTTTGTGTAAAAAAAGTAAACGATAAGCAAAAAATTATTTATTCTGCTTTATTGAGGGTCAGTTGCTAATCGTACACCCATTTCAAATGCCTTTTGACAATCAATTGGGAATACTTCTGCTCTTCTCCGAATCTTCCCCTCAACATCATGGCTTGTTGCAACCACCTTTGAGTAATCTTCAAATTGAACCGTATCAAAGCTGAGGAGCGATTCAGAATCTCCGAATATCATTCGCGTGGAAAATTCATTAAACTCAACGTGTTTATCCAAACCTGCTTTCTTAAACCACTCTTCTGTCACGTTCATTGTATAAATAAATCCCGATTTTACCTTTTTTTGAAACAGGGAATGACCTGAATTGCTATATTCAAGGTACTGAAAGAGTAACCGGTCAAGAAAAGCAGCCATCTCACCAGATACGCGTCCCCAGTAAATAGGAGATCCAAAGATAAGACCATCAGCCTCTTCTACT belongs to Methanospirillum lacunae and includes:
- a CDS encoding flavodoxin family protein, with translation MKILAFNGSPRKEWNTATLLNKALEGAASQGATTELIHLYGLEYKGCTSCFACKIKGGKSYGKCPIPDDLLEVFKKVEEADGLIFGSPIYWGRVSGEMAAFLDRLLFQYLEYSNSGHSLFQKKVKSGFIYTMNVTEEWFKKAGLDKHVEFNEFSTRMIFGDSESLLSFDTVQFEDYSKVVATSHDVEGKIRRRAEVFPIDCQKAFEMGVRLATDPQ
- a CDS encoding ABC transporter substrate-binding protein; amino-acid sequence: MKSNMAMFLGKLILMTVLLAGLVCVPSVCAAQTGSSSQGATQTITDMAGNSVEIPASIERVADLWHAHNEVMLMLGAGDKIVATTSNIKSMPFFKKVDPQINDIPAAQTGTGAGDISMETLVSTKPDIVILSSVTNETQDKLTSAGIPVVIMMFNNFDDLKKAFLLSGSILGDSEKKKADEYITYLDSKLSEIKDISSKIPADKKLSVVHIQSLEPLKIDGSNTIIDSWINVAGGVNAAAKDVKGNMQAVTFEQLQAMNPDVIIIGGTVKDKDTVMKDPKWQALKAVQNDKVYVNPKGVFPWDRYGAEEALQIQWAAKTLYPDQFKNIDIKDEFKKFYTEYFNYSLTDDDIDGILNPTA
- a CDS encoding glycoside hydrolase family 17 protein; this translates as MNETHIITGGRYTGLDDISPSREGTIKPMNKRITTYQWPALVGLVVCSFIIAMHGSADTVSVSNQEPAIQFQGESLSPPCVQSLYGVCYSSINQGLDPIVNGTINETHVRDRLSVLGSGVRWIRTYSCGDYSEKIGEISHQMGIKVVAGAWIGKNLTKNEDQIQQLINLGRLGDADVLAVGNEALLRGDVTADQLKHYIRQVKTAVPNMTVTTVETLKNWRDNPELVDEIDAVYANIYPLYAGVRIDKEMKDLKQRYRVIQKVSKGKPVVISETGFPSAGETIGSAVPSKENADRYFREVSNWSNSEDIPVLYFKLYDDEKEGKGIFYHNGTLKLSFCPSR